In Chthoniobacterales bacterium, the following are encoded in one genomic region:
- a CDS encoding MoxR family ATPase has protein sequence MSQTTHELNEQVQRSSQWVQPLFSEVGKVVVGQKLLVERLVMGLLTNGHVLLEGVPGLAKTLTVRTLASCLHTGFQRLQFTPDLLPADLIGTLIYNPRDGQFTTKLGPIFSNLILADEINRAPAKVQSALLEAMQERQVTISDQTYKLPDPFLVLATQNPLEQEGTYQLPEAQLDRFMFKVNVGYPTRTEERAILDAMSTSAPKLEVNALVRPEDIISSRALVNAIYVDDRVKDYIVDIVWASRQPASYGLKLDGMIRYGASPRATIFLTLAAKAHAFLNGRGYVTPQDVKSVGPDVLRHRIAVSYEAEAEEMTSEHIIEQIFAGLPVP, from the coding sequence ATGAGTCAAACAACGCATGAATTGAACGAGCAGGTGCAGCGCAGCAGCCAATGGGTTCAGCCGCTGTTTTCGGAAGTCGGAAAAGTCGTCGTCGGGCAGAAATTGCTCGTCGAGCGCCTGGTGATGGGTTTGCTGACCAACGGCCACGTCCTGCTCGAGGGCGTGCCGGGGCTGGCCAAGACATTGACCGTCCGCACGTTGGCCTCCTGCCTGCACACGGGTTTCCAGCGGTTGCAGTTCACGCCCGATCTTTTGCCGGCCGACCTCATCGGCACGCTTATTTACAATCCCCGCGACGGGCAATTCACCACCAAGCTGGGGCCGATTTTTTCGAACCTGATCCTCGCCGACGAAATCAACCGTGCGCCGGCCAAGGTGCAGAGCGCCTTGCTCGAGGCTATGCAAGAGCGGCAGGTGACGATCAGCGACCAGACCTACAAGTTGCCCGATCCGTTCCTTGTTTTGGCCACCCAAAACCCGCTCGAGCAGGAAGGAACTTACCAACTGCCCGAGGCGCAACTCGACCGTTTCATGTTCAAGGTCAATGTCGGCTACCCGACGCGCACCGAAGAGCGGGCGATTCTCGATGCGATGTCCACCTCGGCTCCCAAGCTCGAGGTCAACGCCCTCGTGCGTCCGGAGGATATCATTTCCTCTCGCGCGCTGGTCAACGCCATCTATGTCGATGACCGCGTCAAAGATTACATTGTCGATATCGTGTGGGCCAGCCGCCAGCCGGCTTCCTACGGGCTCAAACTCGACGGGATGATCCGCTACGGTGCTTCGCCGCGCGCGACCATTTTCCTCACGCTCGCGGCCAAGGCCCACGCCTTCCTCAACGGCCGTGGCTACGTGACCCCGCAGGATGTCAAGTCGGTGGGGCCGGACGTTTTGCGCCACCGCATCGCGGTAAGCTACGAGGCCGAGGCGGAGGAAATGACCAGCGAGCACATCATCGAGCAGATCTTCGCCGGGCT
- the waaF gene encoding lipopolysaccharide heptosyltransferase II yields MDYAAYLLVLGLLAVLGRLPLELVFRAGALLGLGAWALLPGYRRLARRNMHIAFGHTMTEREIGAAVRRHFMTLGANLLSVPRLARMPVHDVDRRVELIGLPGLRAALDRGKGVVMAINHIGNWELYAQLISHVSDVPVGAVFQSQRNKYLNRLIDRDRRRLGLQTFDRRKGYLGAADLVESGGILAILVDQHAGDAALWTPLFGRMASTSTLAAIIAQKTGAPLVSVAIHTTGTARWRCVIEPPVEPAGKTVEELTAGLNRTLERQISGSPPDWFWVHNRWKIPGPFLLGRARRGFYLPPDESMKDIQPFRLLVRSSNWLGDAVMNIPAVEACKKSRPDLHLTILTPAKLAPLWRRVAGVDDVIEIRGKESPLALRKRVRREFDAAILFPNSLRSALEAKALGARRIVGYPGHWRRWLLGGVPKFTADSQGHHAERYLRLVEHFGAPKRDEPATFAPRPARARPTVPRIGICPGAEYGPAKRWPAEKFAAAMRLFHGSVPAEFVIFGVAGDAEPAQTIAGNVPFPVRNLVGRTSLDQLMDELAACDALLTNDTGTMHLAAFLGVPTVAVFGSTEPELTSPLGDFHRILRHKVECSPCFLRVCPIDFRCMTRLAPGEAAKSLHEVIGL; encoded by the coding sequence ATGGATTACGCGGCCTACTTGCTTGTGCTGGGACTGCTCGCGGTGCTCGGACGGTTGCCATTGGAACTGGTCTTCCGAGCCGGGGCCCTGCTCGGGCTCGGGGCCTGGGCACTTCTGCCCGGCTACCGCCGGCTCGCGCGGCGCAATATGCACATCGCGTTCGGTCACACCATGACCGAACGCGAGATCGGTGCGGCCGTGCGACGCCACTTCATGACACTCGGAGCCAATCTGCTCAGCGTGCCGCGACTCGCACGCATGCCGGTGCACGATGTGGACCGGCGCGTCGAACTCATCGGCCTGCCGGGATTGCGCGCAGCGCTCGATCGCGGGAAGGGAGTGGTGATGGCCATCAACCACATCGGGAACTGGGAGCTTTATGCGCAACTGATCAGCCATGTGAGCGACGTTCCGGTCGGAGCGGTTTTCCAATCGCAGAGGAACAAATACCTCAACAGGCTCATCGACCGCGACCGCCGGCGACTCGGCCTGCAGACCTTCGACAGACGCAAGGGCTATCTCGGCGCCGCCGATCTCGTCGAAAGCGGCGGCATCCTCGCCATCCTCGTGGACCAGCACGCCGGCGATGCCGCGCTCTGGACGCCGCTTTTCGGACGCATGGCTTCGACTTCCACGCTGGCAGCCATCATCGCCCAGAAAACCGGCGCGCCGCTTGTCTCGGTTGCCATCCACACCACGGGAACCGCGCGCTGGCGGTGCGTCATTGAACCGCCGGTGGAGCCGGCAGGCAAAACCGTGGAGGAACTGACCGCCGGGTTGAACCGGACACTCGAGCGGCAGATCTCCGGATCCCCGCCCGACTGGTTCTGGGTCCACAACCGCTGGAAAATCCCGGGTCCGTTTCTCCTGGGACGCGCGCGGCGCGGATTTTATCTCCCGCCGGACGAATCGATGAAGGACATCCAGCCCTTCCGTCTTCTGGTGCGCTCGAGCAACTGGCTCGGCGATGCCGTGATGAACATCCCGGCCGTCGAGGCATGCAAAAAATCCCGGCCCGACCTCCATCTCACCATATTGACGCCGGCAAAACTTGCACCCCTCTGGCGGCGGGTCGCCGGCGTTGACGATGTCATCGAAATCCGCGGGAAAGAATCCCCGCTCGCTCTCCGCAAACGCGTGCGGCGCGAGTTCGACGCCGCCATTCTTTTTCCCAACTCGCTCCGCTCCGCTCTTGAGGCGAAAGCACTCGGCGCGCGGCGGATCGTCGGCTATCCGGGCCACTGGCGCCGCTGGCTGCTGGGGGGTGTTCCGAAATTCACCGCGGACTCGCAAGGACACCACGCCGAGCGCTACCTGCGGCTGGTCGAGCACTTCGGCGCTCCGAAACGCGATGAGCCGGCAACGTTCGCCCCGCGCCCTGCAAGGGCGCGCCCGACCGTGCCACGGATCGGCATTTGCCCGGGCGCCGAATACGGCCCCGCCAAACGCTGGCCGGCGGAGAAATTCGCCGCAGCCATGCGATTGTTCCACGGGTCGGTGCCGGCGGAGTTTGTCATATTCGGAGTCGCCGGGGATGCGGAACCGGCGCAAACCATCGCCGGAAATGTCCCGTTTCCTGTCCGCAACCTCGTCGGCCGCACCTCGCTCGACCAACTGATGGATGAGCTTGCCGCGTGCGACGCGCTGCTGACCAACGATACGGGGACAATGCATCTCGCGGCGTTCCTCGGTGTCCCGACGGTAGCCGTGTTCGGATCCACCGAACCGGAACTCACGTCACCGCTGGGCGATTTCCACCGGATCCTGCGGCACAAGGTCGAGTGCAGCCCGTGCTTCCTGCGCGTATGCCCGATCGACTTCCGGTGCATGACCCGCCTCGCACCCGGGGAGGCGGCAAAGTCCTTGCACGAAGTTATCGGGCTCTGA
- a CDS encoding PDZ domain-containing protein: protein MRSALILLFAVWGCCGPASAQNSKLPVRALGNAFADVYEKVAPSVVVLEVAKQEAEMDEGTFAWEFLLRDRRLPGARPRVEESEGSGFIIRPDGYIITNAHVIEGADPDRGVVARQKDGTRMPLRVVGIDDKTDIAVLKADAKGLSAITWGDSDSLRVGEFVCGIGAPFELDYTLTAGIVSAKGRSNLTSTVYEDYIQTDASINPGNSGGPLCDLDGHVVGVNTLINGLNRGLSFAIPSKIAKAVSDELIASGRVVRPWLGIRIETLSDDPALQKMIGRERGVLVRSLEPDAPASHSEVRPADVIVAVDGEPVETARQLQQAILRKKVGQAVRLNVWRRGADGGAFREMEVTTAELPQSPVEARGGPNDGPPGPGEGVEFESLGLQLQNLDPEMAKKMGLEAGGVIVTHVEPDSAAGVAGLRRRDVITAVGDDIIAGTDGFATAMAKLAPGESTTLLIERDGQKTYANLKP from the coding sequence ATGAGAAGCGCGTTGATTCTGCTTTTCGCCGTTTGGGGCTGCTGCGGTCCCGCGTCGGCGCAAAATTCCAAGCTTCCGGTGCGTGCTCTGGGCAACGCTTTTGCCGACGTCTATGAAAAAGTCGCGCCGAGTGTGGTGGTCCTTGAAGTGGCGAAGCAAGAAGCGGAGATGGACGAGGGAACTTTCGCGTGGGAGTTCCTGCTGCGCGACCGCCGTCTGCCCGGCGCGCGCCCGCGTGTCGAGGAAAGCGAGGGCTCGGGATTCATAATCCGCCCCGACGGATATATCATCACCAACGCGCATGTCATCGAGGGCGCGGACCCCGACCGCGGCGTCGTGGCCCGGCAAAAGGACGGCACGCGCATGCCGCTGCGCGTCGTGGGAATCGACGACAAGACCGACATTGCCGTCCTCAAAGCCGACGCGAAGGGCTTGTCCGCGATCACATGGGGCGATAGCGACTCGTTGCGCGTGGGCGAATTTGTCTGCGGGATCGGGGCGCCCTTCGAGTTGGATTACACGCTGACGGCGGGGATCGTCAGCGCCAAAGGGCGCAGCAACCTCACGAGCACAGTTTACGAGGACTACATCCAGACCGATGCATCCATCAACCCGGGCAACAGCGGGGGTCCGCTTTGCGATCTCGACGGGCATGTGGTCGGCGTGAACACGCTGATCAACGGTCTCAATCGCGGCCTGAGCTTTGCCATTCCCTCGAAGATCGCCAAAGCGGTGAGCGACGAACTCATCGCCAGCGGACGCGTGGTGCGCCCGTGGCTTGGCATCCGGATCGAGACTTTGTCCGATGATCCGGCGTTGCAGAAGATGATCGGTCGCGAGCGGGGTGTGCTGGTGCGCAGTCTCGAGCCGGACGCGCCGGCTTCGCACAGCGAGGTGCGTCCGGCCGACGTCATTGTTGCGGTGGATGGCGAACCGGTGGAAACGGCACGCCAGCTGCAGCAGGCGATCTTGCGCAAAAAAGTCGGGCAGGCCGTGCGGCTCAATGTCTGGCGCCGAGGTGCGGACGGCGGGGCGTTCCGCGAGATGGAAGTCACAACGGCCGAGTTGCCTCAGTCGCCCGTGGAAGCGCGCGGCGGGCCGAACGACGGGCCGCCCGGGCCGGGCGAGGGCGTGGAATTCGAATCGCTCGGGCTTCAGTTGCAGAATCTTGACCCCGAGATGGCAAAAAAAATGGGTCTGGAGGCCGGCGGGGTGATTGTCACGCATGTTGAGCCCGACAGCGCCGCCGGTGTGGCTGGGTTGCGCCGTCGCGATGTGATCACCGCGGTCGGTGATGATATTATTGCCGGAACCGATGGCTTCGCCACGGCGATGGCGAAATTGGCGCCGGGAGAATCGACGACTCTTCTGATCGAGCGCGACGGGCAGAAAACCTACGCCAATCTCAAGCCCTGA
- the ppk1 gene encoding polyphosphate kinase 1, which yields MDLSDPKFYINRELSWLEFNQRVLDQATDPAVPLLERLKFLCIVSSNLDEFFEVRVAGLKQVLQAGSMSTGPDGLTAAQQLDAISDRVRRMVRDQYACWRQEIQPGLAQNGVRFHRYPDVGKEARKHFTEYFEREIFPVLTPLAIDPAHPFPQLLNKSLNLIVELEGDDLDADLAVVQIPRILPRVLPFPKKKGAQGDDFIFLGNLIQAHVGRLFHGVKVRGAHMFRITRNSNLYVDEEEARNLLRAIEDELRKLNRGNAVRLEVQGCPKDLTKRLCGIFNLEEDDVYRAEWPLNMVRLMPIATELDRPELKYKRFTPVTVVGLGEERDIFFHIRRGDILLHHPYDSFQTVLDFIGQAAEDPQTLAIKQTLYRTSSDSPIIPLLIQASRQGKQVVVVIELKARFDEAANIKWARQLREAGVDVVYGVAGLKTHAKMAMIVRKEYDGIRRYVHLGTGNYHPSTARLYTDLSYFTARPDITEDVANLFNTVTGVSQLPPPNKLLVAPWHLHKRVLALIEAETENAKAGRPSGIFAKMNSLVQEEVIEALYRASCAGVKVRLLVRGICALRPGIAGVSENIEVRSIVGRFLEHSRVYRFENGGDPLFFLGSADWMERNFFHRVEAVFPVESDGMKEHVQEIIDCFWRDNVKAEILQPDGDYLPAPGGETPWDAQEEFLAEAAQRRKRRAAAEQG from the coding sequence ATGGATCTTTCGGATCCCAAGTTTTACATCAACCGCGAGCTGAGCTGGCTCGAGTTCAACCAGAGGGTGCTGGACCAGGCCACGGACCCTGCTGTCCCCCTGCTCGAGCGGCTGAAATTCCTGTGCATCGTCTCGTCCAATCTCGACGAATTTTTCGAGGTGCGTGTGGCCGGTCTCAAGCAGGTGCTGCAGGCCGGTTCCATGTCCACCGGGCCCGACGGCCTCACGGCCGCGCAGCAGCTCGACGCCATCAGCGACCGCGTGCGCAGGATGGTGCGCGACCAATACGCTTGCTGGCGCCAGGAAATCCAGCCGGGCCTCGCACAGAACGGCGTGCGCTTCCACCGCTATCCCGACGTCGGCAAGGAAGCCCGCAAGCATTTCACCGAGTATTTCGAACGCGAGATTTTTCCCGTCCTCACACCTCTCGCCATCGATCCCGCCCACCCCTTTCCCCAGCTGCTCAACAAGAGCCTCAACCTCATCGTCGAACTCGAAGGGGACGACCTTGACGCTGACCTCGCCGTCGTGCAGATCCCCCGCATCCTGCCGCGCGTCCTGCCGTTCCCGAAAAAAAAGGGCGCGCAAGGGGACGATTTCATCTTCCTCGGCAATCTCATCCAAGCCCACGTCGGGCGCCTCTTTCACGGGGTCAAGGTCCGCGGCGCACACATGTTCCGCATCACGCGCAACAGCAACCTCTACGTGGACGAGGAGGAAGCGCGCAATCTCCTGCGCGCCATCGAGGATGAACTTCGCAAGCTCAACCGCGGCAACGCCGTCCGCCTGGAGGTGCAGGGCTGCCCGAAAGACCTGACCAAGCGCCTCTGCGGCATCTTCAATCTCGAGGAGGACGACGTTTACCGCGCGGAGTGGCCGCTCAACATGGTGCGGCTCATGCCGATCGCGACGGAACTCGACCGGCCCGAGCTGAAATACAAGCGCTTCACGCCGGTCACGGTGGTCGGTCTCGGCGAGGAGCGGGACATCTTTTTCCACATCCGGCGCGGCGATATTCTCCTGCATCATCCTTATGACAGCTTCCAGACGGTGCTCGATTTCATCGGGCAGGCCGCGGAAGACCCGCAGACACTCGCCATCAAGCAGACGCTCTACCGCACGAGTTCGGATTCCCCGATCATTCCGCTCCTCATCCAGGCTTCCCGTCAAGGCAAGCAGGTCGTGGTGGTCATCGAACTCAAAGCGCGCTTCGACGAGGCGGCCAACATCAAATGGGCGCGTCAGCTCCGCGAGGCGGGCGTGGACGTGGTCTACGGCGTGGCCGGCCTCAAGACCCACGCGAAAATGGCCATGATCGTGCGCAAGGAATACGACGGCATCCGGCGCTACGTGCATCTTGGCACCGGCAACTACCACCCCTCGACGGCGCGCCTCTACACCGACCTGAGTTATTTCACGGCACGGCCCGACATCACGGAGGATGTGGCCAATCTTTTCAACACCGTAACCGGCGTCTCGCAGTTGCCGCCGCCGAACAAACTCCTCGTCGCACCGTGGCATCTCCACAAGCGCGTGCTCGCGCTGATCGAGGCCGAGACCGAAAACGCCAAGGCGGGGCGCCCGTCCGGCATCTTCGCGAAAATGAACTCGCTCGTGCAGGAGGAAGTCATCGAGGCGCTCTACCGCGCATCCTGCGCCGGAGTGAAGGTCCGCCTGCTGGTGCGCGGGATCTGCGCGTTGCGCCCCGGCATCGCGGGGGTGAGCGAGAACATCGAGGTGCGCAGCATTGTGGGGCGATTTCTCGAGCACAGCCGCGTTTACCGATTCGAGAACGGCGGGGATCCCCTTTTTTTCCTGGGCAGCGCCGACTGGATGGAGCGCAATTTTTTCCACCGCGTCGAAGCCGTCTTTCCGGTCGAGAGCGACGGCATGAAAGAGCATGTGCAGGAAATCATCGACTGCTTCTGGCGCGACAACGTGAAGGCCGAAATTCTCCAACCCGACGGCGACTACCTTCCGGCACCGGGCGGCGAAACGCCTTGGGACGCGCAGGAGGAATTTCTCGCGGAAGCCGCGCAGCGCCGCAAACGCCGCGCCGCGGCCGAACAAGGATGA
- the msrB gene encoding peptide-methionine (R)-S-oxide reductase MsrB, translating into MEKVTKTDDEWRAQLGDGEVYRVTRGKDTERPFCGAFHDHKEPGVYRCVCCDLPLFRSDAKFDSGTGWPSFFRAVARENVVTAVDRSHGMVRDEILCARCDAHLGHVFPDGPPPTGLRYCVNSVSLEFVPSAKK; encoded by the coding sequence ATGGAAAAAGTGACCAAAACCGACGATGAGTGGCGCGCCCAGTTGGGTGACGGCGAAGTTTACCGCGTGACACGCGGAAAGGACACCGAGCGTCCTTTCTGCGGCGCGTTTCACGACCACAAGGAGCCGGGCGTTTATCGTTGCGTCTGCTGCGATCTGCCGCTCTTCCGTTCGGACGCCAAGTTCGATTCGGGCACCGGGTGGCCCAGCTTTTTCCGTGCCGTTGCACGAGAAAACGTCGTCACCGCGGTCGATCGCAGCCACGGCATGGTGCGCGACGAGATCCTTTGCGCCCGCTGCGATGCGCACCTCGGCCATGTTTTCCCCGACGGGCCGCCGCCGACCGGGCTTCGCTACTGCGTCAACTCGGTCTCGCTCGAGTTCGTCCCCTCCGCGAAAAAATGA
- the msrA gene encoding peptide-methionine (S)-S-oxide reductase MsrA encodes MRAAAFVLALATAATHADNQTVKTEKATLGGGCFWCVEAVYERMPGILSVTSGYAGGNTANPTYDEVCSGKTGHAEVVQVEYDPEKISYEKIIDLFWDAHDPTTLNRQGADVGTQYRSIILTTDEDQARMAVESKARAQGKFKSPIVTEIVPLETFYPAEGYHQDFYRNNPMHPYNRAVITPKLQKLDAKKD; translated from the coding sequence ATGAGAGCGGCCGCGTTCGTCCTGGCGCTTGCAACCGCGGCCACCCACGCCGACAACCAGACTGTGAAAACCGAAAAAGCCACACTCGGGGGAGGATGCTTCTGGTGCGTCGAAGCCGTTTACGAACGCATGCCCGGGATCCTCTCCGTCACCTCGGGCTACGCCGGAGGAAACACCGCAAACCCGACCTACGACGAAGTCTGTTCCGGAAAAACCGGACACGCAGAAGTCGTGCAGGTCGAATACGACCCGGAAAAAATTTCCTACGAAAAGATCATCGATCTTTTCTGGGATGCCCACGACCCGACCACACTCAACCGCCAAGGCGCCGATGTCGGGACACAATACCGCTCCATCATACTGACCACGGACGAAGACCAAGCGCGCATGGCAGTGGAATCCAAAGCGCGGGCTCAGGGAAAATTCAAATCACCCATCGTCACGGAGATCGTCCCGCTGGAAACATTTTATCCCGCCGAGGGATACCATCAGGATTTTTACCGCAACAATCCGATGCACCCCTACAACAGGGCGGTCATCACCCCGAAGCTGCAGAAGCTCGACGCGAAAAAGGACTGA
- the tal gene encoding transaldolase translates to MSRLEQLKQFTTVVADTGDFESIRQFSPQDATTNPSLIYKAVTQPEYAPLLDQAVKERKGSNVPREELIRDIIDDLLTIFGEKILQIVPGRVSTEVDARLSFDTPATIEKARKLIGLYAERKVPRERVLIKVASTWEGIRAAEVLQKEGINCNLTLLFSLPQAIACAEAKVRLISPFVGRIYDWYKAKTGQEYRGAEDPGVKSVRTIYNYYKKFGYETQVMGASFRNTSQILELAGCDLLTISPELLSELQGSDGPVHRRLSVEEARGSAAVKIPLDEKSFRWMLNEDAMGTEKLAEGIRKFSEDIVKLESIIAKKLA, encoded by the coding sequence ATGAGCCGGCTCGAACAACTGAAGCAGTTCACCACCGTCGTCGCCGACACCGGCGACTTTGAAAGTATCCGGCAATTTTCGCCGCAGGACGCGACGACGAACCCGTCGCTGATTTACAAGGCTGTCACGCAACCGGAATACGCGCCGCTTCTCGACCAGGCGGTGAAGGAGCGCAAGGGCTCGAATGTGCCGCGCGAGGAACTCATCCGCGATATTATCGACGACCTGCTGACGATTTTCGGCGAGAAAATTTTGCAGATCGTGCCGGGGCGCGTTTCCACCGAGGTGGACGCTCGGCTGTCCTTCGATACGCCGGCCACGATCGAGAAAGCGCGCAAACTCATCGGTCTTTACGCGGAGCGCAAAGTTCCGCGCGAGCGTGTGCTGATCAAAGTCGCCTCCACATGGGAAGGTATCCGCGCGGCCGAAGTGCTGCAAAAGGAAGGGATCAATTGCAATCTGACGCTTCTTTTTTCGCTGCCTCAGGCCATTGCCTGTGCCGAGGCGAAGGTCCGCCTCATCTCGCCCTTCGTCGGCCGCATCTACGACTGGTATAAGGCCAAGACCGGGCAGGAGTATCGCGGTGCGGAGGATCCGGGGGTGAAGTCCGTGCGGACGATCTACAACTACTACAAGAAGTTCGGCTACGAGACGCAGGTCATGGGGGCGAGCTTCCGCAATACTTCGCAGATCCTTGAATTGGCCGGTTGTGATCTTCTCACCATCAGTCCCGAATTGTTGTCGGAACTGCAGGGCTCCGACGGTCCGGTGCACCGGAGGCTGTCGGTCGAGGAGGCGCGGGGTTCGGCCGCGGTAAAAATTCCTCTCGACGAAAAATCATTCCGGTGGATGCTCAACGAGGACGCCATGGGCACGGAAAAGCTTGCCGAGGGCATCCGGAAGTTTTCCGAAGATATCGTCAAACTCGAATCCATCATCGCCAAGAAACTTGCCTGA
- a CDS encoding CTP synthase yields the protein MKTIFVTGGVVSSLGKGLAAASLGTLLESRGLRVTMGKLDPYLNVDPGTMSPYQHGEVYVLNDGAETDLDLGHYERFTGCVLGRRNNLTSGQVYENVLARERRGDYLGKTVQVIPHVTDEIKSRVRELASAGDADVAIIEIGGTTGDIEGLPFLESIRQYLLEAGDGNAMLIHVTLVPFIKAAGELKTKPTQQSVAKLREIGLQPKVVIARSEYPLDDDVREKLSLFCNVPKRAIIEALDVPHSIYEFPLMLQKEGLDEVVCDALRLEAPPAQMAEWEKFVERVVRPRKRVSIAVVGKYIELQDAYKSIYESLTHAGAAHDCGIDLVLVDAEDLEAEGGPEKHLRGVAGILVPGGFGDRGAEGKIAAVRYARESRTPYLGICLGMQVAVVEFARHVCGLSKAHSTEFDPATPDPVIYLMEEQKDVTDKGATMRLGSYPCALRKNTVAHQLYGASEINERHRHRYEFNMKYREQFEKQGLVISGTSPDGALAEVVELRNHPWFVACQFHPEFRSRPRAAHPLFKGFVGAALAHVA from the coding sequence GTGAAAACGATTTTCGTCACGGGTGGGGTTGTAAGTTCTCTCGGCAAGGGTCTCGCGGCGGCGTCGCTTGGCACTTTGCTCGAGAGCCGGGGGTTGCGGGTGACCATGGGCAAGCTCGACCCGTATCTCAATGTCGATCCGGGCACGATGAGTCCCTACCAGCACGGAGAGGTGTATGTCCTCAACGACGGTGCCGAAACCGATCTCGACCTCGGTCATTACGAGCGCTTCACGGGCTGCGTTCTTGGTCGGCGCAACAACCTCACCAGCGGACAGGTCTATGAAAATGTCCTCGCTCGCGAGCGCCGCGGTGATTACCTCGGCAAAACCGTGCAGGTCATTCCGCATGTGACGGACGAGATCAAATCGCGCGTCCGCGAACTGGCATCCGCGGGGGACGCCGACGTGGCGATCATCGAGATCGGCGGCACAACCGGCGACATCGAGGGTCTGCCGTTTCTGGAGTCGATCCGCCAATACCTCCTCGAGGCCGGTGACGGAAACGCGATGCTCATCCATGTCACCCTCGTGCCTTTCATCAAGGCCGCCGGCGAACTCAAAACCAAACCGACGCAGCAGAGTGTGGCCAAACTGCGGGAAATCGGCCTCCAACCGAAGGTGGTCATCGCCCGCTCCGAATACCCGCTGGATGACGACGTGCGGGAGAAACTTTCTCTTTTTTGCAATGTTCCGAAGCGCGCGATCATCGAAGCGCTCGACGTTCCGCATTCCATCTACGAATTCCCCCTCATGCTGCAGAAGGAGGGCCTCGACGAGGTTGTTTGCGATGCGCTCCGTCTTGAAGCGCCGCCCGCCCAGATGGCGGAATGGGAAAAATTCGTCGAGCGTGTGGTGCGTCCGCGCAAACGCGTTTCCATCGCGGTGGTCGGCAAATACATCGAGTTGCAGGACGCCTACAAGAGCATCTACGAGTCGCTCACCCACGCCGGCGCGGCGCACGATTGCGGCATCGATCTGGTCCTGGTGGACGCGGAGGATCTCGAGGCCGAGGGCGGTCCGGAAAAGCATTTGCGTGGCGTGGCCGGAATCCTCGTGCCCGGCGGATTCGGGGACCGCGGGGCCGAGGGAAAAATCGCCGCCGTGCGCTACGCCCGCGAGTCCCGCACGCCGTATCTTGGCATCTGCCTCGGCATGCAGGTCGCCGTGGTGGAATTCGCGCGCCATGTCTGCGGATTGTCCAAAGCCCACAGCACGGAATTCGACCCCGCGACCCCGGACCCCGTGATCTACCTCATGGAGGAGCAGAAGGATGTGACTGACAAAGGTGCCACCATGCGGCTCGGATCCTATCCTTGTGCGCTGAGAAAGAACACGGTGGCCCACCAACTTTACGGGGCCTCCGAGATCAACGAGCGCCACCGTCACCGTTACGAGTTCAACATGAAATACCGCGAGCAGTTCGAGAAGCAGGGGTTGGTGATCTCCGGAACATCGCCCGACGGCGCGCTGGCGGAGGTCGTCGAACTGCGTAACCACCCTTGGTTCGTCGCGTGCCAGTTCCATCCGGAATTCCGCTCGCGCCCGCGCGCGGCTCATCCGCTCTTCAAGGGATTCGTCGGGGCTGCTTTGGCGCACGTGGCGTGA